The DNA region GATGGTCGTGACGGGCGGCACCACGGCGCTCACCAACGAGAAGTGCAACAAGTACACCTTCCACTACGCCTACGACAACTACATGCTCGCCAATGGCACGGGCGCGGCCGTGACCAAGCGCGGCGGGAACTCGTGGTACATCATCTACCCCAACTACGCGTTCGGACAGGATCTCAACCGCCAGATGACGGCGGCGATCCGCGAGAACAAGGGCCGGGTCGTGACCAACAGCGACGCCACGCCGTTCCCCAACACCGACTTCTCCAGCTACCTGCTCAAGGCGCAGAGCCTCAAGCCCAAGGTGTTCGGCACCATGCAGGCGGGGGCCGACCTCGTGAACGTGGTCAAGCAGTACAACGAGTTCGGGCTGCGGCAGCAGGGCATCGGGCTGGGCATCGGCCTGCTGTTCGAGACCGACGTGGCCGCGTTGGGGCAAGACGCCTTTGCGGGGGCGCTCGCCACCGTGCCGTGGTACTGGAACCTCGACCAGCGGGCGCGGACCTGGGCCGCCAAGTTCGAGAAGTCCTTCGGCAAGAAGCCCACCTGGGCGCAGGCCGGGGTCTACTCGGCCACCATGACCTACCTGAACGCGGTCGCCCGCGCCAAGAGTGACGGCGGCGACGCGGTCGTCAAGGCGCTCGAAGGCCACCGCTTCAGCGACTTCTACGCCCGCAGCGCCTACATCCGCCCGCAGGACCACCGCGTGATCCTCGATGTGTACACCGTACAGGTCAAGCCGCGCTCGCAGGCGAAGGAAGCCGGGGACATCTTCACCAAGATCGCCACCATTCCCGCCGCCCGCGCCTTCCAGCCGCTGGCCGAGAGCAAGTGCAAGTTCTGAAAAAGGTCTAAGGGACTCAGGGTCAGAGGGTCTGGGGAGACTGGTTTTCCAAGACCCTTCGACCCTTAGACCCTCGACCCTTAGACCAACTATGAACACACAACTTCTGCTGATTCAGGTATTCAACGGGCTGGTGAACGGCGCCTTCTACGCGCTGCTCTCCCTCGGGCTCGCGGTGATCTTCGGCATGCTGCGGATCGTGAACTTTATGCACGGGGCGCTGTACATGCTGGGGGCGTTCACGGCCTTCGCGCTGGGGCAGGCGTTCGGGTTGGGGTTCTGGCCGTCGCTGATCTTGGCCCCGCTGATCGTAGCGGGCATCGGCATGGCGCTGGAACGGGGGCTGCTCTCGCGGCTCTACGGGCTGGAGCCGAGCTACAACCTGCTGCTGACCTTCGGGCTGACGCTGCTGACCCAGGACCTCGTGAAACAGGTCATGCTCTCGCAGTACGCGGTATCGAGTGCGCCCTACACGCCGCCCCCGGTGCTGTCGGGCGTGGTGAACCTGGGCTTCGTGGTGTTTCCCAAATACCGTCTGTTCGTGATCGGGCTGAGCCTCTTGATCTGCCTGATCACCTGGTTCGTGATCGAGAAGACGCGGGTGGGCGCGATCATCCGGGCGAGCACCGAGAACCCCGGCGTCACGCGGGCCTTCGGCATCGACGTGAGCAAGTGGGTCACGGGCGTGTTCGGGGTGGGCGTGGGCCTCGCGGGGCTGGCCGGAGTCCTGGCCGCGCCGATCTACTCGGTCGAGCCGTACATGGGAGCCGAACTCATTATCACGACCTTCGCGGTGGTGGTGATCGGTGGGATGGGCAGCATCCTGGGCAGTGTGATCACGGGCTTCGCTGTGGGGGTGCTGGCCGCCATCGGAGCGGCCCTGTACCCGCCCATCGCCAACACCCTCGTCTTCATCCTGATGGCGCTGGTGCTGCTGGTGCGTCCCAGCGGGCTGTTCGGGCTGCCGGAGGGGGCACGATGACGGTCATCCCACGAACAGCCGCCCGCACCGACCGCGAGCGGATGACCCGCGCTGCGTGGCTGATCGGGCTCGGCATCCTGCTGCTGGTGCTCCCCCGGTTGATCTACCCGGTGCTCGCGCTCGACATCCTGGCCTGGGGTCTGTTCGCGGTGGCCTTTGACCTGCTGTTCGGCTTCTCCGGGCTGCTGAGCTTCGGGCACGCGGCCTTCTGGGGCAGCAGCGCCTATGTGACGGCCTACCTGCTGGGGCAGGGACAGAGTGTGCCCGTCGCCATGCTGGGGGGCACTTTGTCGGCGCTGGCGCTCGCGGTCCCCATCGCCTTTCTGAGCGTCCGCAGTGCGGGCATCTACTTCTCGATGATCACGCTGGCCTTCGCGCAGATGCTCTCCTTCCTGGCGCTGCAATGGACCGACGTGACGGGCGGCGAGAACGGGCTTCAGGGCTTCGAGCGGCCCGGCTTCCTGGGGCTGGATTTCAGCGACTCGGTGACCCGCTACTACTTCTGCCTCGCGGTGTTCACGGTGGGCTTTTACGTCGCCTACCGCACGGTGCGCAGCCCCTTCGGGCAGGCGCAGCAGGCGGTGCGCGACAATGAGCAGCGGGCGCAGAGCATCGGCTACAACCCGGCCCGCTTCAAGTTCACCGCCTTTCTGATCAGCGCTGGCCTGGCGGGGCTGGCGGGCAGCATGTACACCTTCGGGCACGGGGTGGTCAGCCTGGAGGTCGTGAACTGGCGCACCTCCGGCGAGGTCGTGATGATGACCCTGCTGGGCGGCACCACCACCCTGTTCGGCCCGGTGATCGGCGCGGGGATCGTGCTGCTGCTGCGCGACGTGCTGACGACCGCCAACCTTCCGGTGGGCATCGTGACGGGCCTGGTGTTCGTGGCGACCGTGCTGTTCTTCCGCCGGGGCGTGGTGGGCACGGTGCAACACTGGCTGCGGAAACGCTGAGCTGCCCTCCACCCCCTCCCCGCCCCTGCTCCCGCGCGGGGGCTTTTCCGTTCAGGCGGGAGGCGACCAGGGGCACCCTTGGGCCTTCGGCTGCGCTGTTCAGCGGATGCGCCGCGCTGGGAGGGCAGTCAGGATGACGGGGTGGCCTTCACCCTTACCTCCGCCCCGCTGTCCGACCTCCCCGAGCTGCTGAGTCTCTACGCCTCGGTGGGCTGGACGAGCTACACCCGCGACCCGGAGGCGCTGGCCTGTGCTCTGCGGCAGTCGGGCTTCGTCTGGGCCGCGTGGGACGGGGCGGGCGACCTGATCGGCCTGGTGCGCGGCGTCACCGACGACGTGAGCATCCTGTACGTGCAGGATCTCCTCGTTCGTCCAGAATGGCAGCGCCGGGGCGTGGGGCGGGCCTTGATGAAAGCCGTGCTGGAGCGGTACGCCCACGTCATGCAAATGGTGCTGCTCACGGACGATCGGCCGGAGCAGTTCGCTTTTTATCAGTCCCTGGGCTTTCACAACACCCGCGACCTCGTGACCACCCCGACGAATGCCTTCTACCGGACCACCCAGGCGAAGCTGTCCTAGCCTTCGTCCTCTCCCTTCAGGCCGCGAATCTCCTCGATAAAGCGCTCCAGGCTGTCGAAGTCGCGGTACACGCTGGCAAAGCGGATATAGGCCACGTCGTCCAGCGGGCGCAGGAAGGCCATCGCGCGTTTGCCGATCTCACCGCTGGCGATTTCCGGCACGCCCACCTCGTCCTCGAAGCCGTAGGCGAAGGCCCGCAGCCGTTCGGGGTCCACCGGGCGTTTCTCCGTGGCGAGGGTCAGGCCGCGCAGCAGCTTGTCGGGATTGAAGGCCTCGCGCAGACCGCCGCGTTTGACCACCATCAGCGGCTCAAGTTGTGCCCGCTCGTAGGTCGTGAAGCGCCGCGCACAGCGCAGGCACTCGCGGCGGCGACGGATGGAGGCGCCGTCGTCGCTGGGGCGCGAGTTGACCACCCGTGAGTCGGGGGCCGAGCAGTAGGGGCACCTCACCGGAGCAGGGCCTCGGCCTCGGTCGGGCGCACCCTGGGCAGCGGCGGCAGCGGCACTTCCAGCACCACCCCGCGCAGGTGCGCGAGCGAGGGGGCCGCCAGCGCGAGCACCGCGTCCCCTAGGGGCCGGTCGAGCGCCTCATCGCCGCCACTGGCCCGTGAGGGAAGCACGAGGTTGACCCGCAGGTCCTCCAGATGGGCGTGTTCCACCAGCCCCCGAATCGCCCCGCGCTGGGGAAAGACATGTAGGCCCTGCTCGTCGAGGTGCGGCCCCACGATGGTCAGCCACGTCCCGCCGAGGCGGCGGCGCACGATCTGCGCGATGGCGACGCTGCTCTTGACGTTGCAGTTGAACAGGTCCATCCACTCGCCCTCGCTGAGGAGGGTGAAGTCGGTGTGCGCCCGCTTGTCGGCCAGATGCACGATGCCGTGCAGCGCCCCGAAGATTTCGAGGATGCGGTTCTGGGCGCTGAGCCAGTCGAGCGGCACCCCCACGTCGGCCTTGAGAGGGATCGCGGTGCCCCCCGCGAGTTCCAGGCCGCTCGCGGCGGCGGCGAGCGACTCGGAGTTGCCCCCGATCAGGATCACGCTGGCCCCCGCCCGCGCCAGTCGCGCACTGACGGCCCGCCCGTACCCCTGGTCGGCCCCCGTGACCGCCACAACCTGCCCGGCGAGGACGGGAAGGTCGGGGGGGAGGGGGGCCGGGGGA from Deinococcus sp. HSC-46F16 includes:
- the nrdR gene encoding transcriptional regulator NrdR, translating into MRCPYCSAPDSRVVNSRPSDDGASIRRRRECLRCARRFTTYERAQLEPLMVVKRGGLREAFNPDKLLRGLTLATEKRPVDPERLRAFAYGFEDEVGVPEIASGEIGKRAMAFLRPLDDVAYIRFASVYRDFDSLERFIEEIRGLKGEDEG
- a CDS encoding branched-chain amino acid ABC transporter permease, yielding MTVIPRTAARTDRERMTRAAWLIGLGILLLVLPRLIYPVLALDILAWGLFAVAFDLLFGFSGLLSFGHAAFWGSSAYVTAYLLGQGQSVPVAMLGGTLSALALAVPIAFLSVRSAGIYFSMITLAFAQMLSFLALQWTDVTGGENGLQGFERPGFLGLDFSDSVTRYYFCLAVFTVGFYVAYRTVRSPFGQAQQAVRDNEQRAQSIGYNPARFKFTAFLISAGLAGLAGSMYTFGHGVVSLEVVNWRTSGEVVMMTLLGGTTTLFGPVIGAGIVLLLRDVLTTANLPVGIVTGLVFVATVLFFRRGVVGTVQHWLRKR
- a CDS encoding GNAT family N-acetyltransferase, which gives rise to MAFTLTSAPLSDLPELLSLYASVGWTSYTRDPEALACALRQSGFVWAAWDGAGDLIGLVRGVTDDVSILYVQDLLVRPEWQRRGVGRALMKAVLERYAHVMQMVLLTDDRPEQFAFYQSLGFHNTRDLVTTPTNAFYRTTQAKLS
- a CDS encoding SDR family NAD(P)-dependent oxidoreductase, with the protein product MSLPAPPAPLPPDLPVLAGQVVAVTGADQGYGRAVSARLARAGASVILIGGNSESLAAAASGLELAGGTAIPLKADVGVPLDWLSAQNRILEIFGALHGIVHLADKRAHTDFTLLSEGEWMDLFNCNVKSSVAIAQIVRRRLGGTWLTIVGPHLDEQGLHVFPQRGAIRGLVEHAHLEDLRVNLVLPSRASGGDEALDRPLGDAVLALAAPSLAHLRGVVLEVPLPPLPRVRPTEAEALLR
- a CDS encoding ABC transporter substrate-binding protein, producing MQKKLLTALVATAALATVTGALAQSVRLSDNVVRVGVLTDLSGVYSELSGQGSVRAAQLAAQDFMAANPSFRNKVQVVGVDHQNKADVASNKAAEMIDRQNVDMLVDLPTSSAALAASEVASKKKIPVMVVTGGTTALTNEKCNKYTFHYAYDNYMLANGTGAAVTKRGGNSWYIIYPNYAFGQDLNRQMTAAIRENKGRVVTNSDATPFPNTDFSSYLLKAQSLKPKVFGTMQAGADLVNVVKQYNEFGLRQQGIGLGIGLLFETDVAALGQDAFAGALATVPWYWNLDQRARTWAAKFEKSFGKKPTWAQAGVYSATMTYLNAVARAKSDGGDAVVKALEGHRFSDFYARSAYIRPQDHRVILDVYTVQVKPRSQAKEAGDIFTKIATIPAARAFQPLAESKCKF
- a CDS encoding branched-chain amino acid ABC transporter permease: MNTQLLLIQVFNGLVNGAFYALLSLGLAVIFGMLRIVNFMHGALYMLGAFTAFALGQAFGLGFWPSLILAPLIVAGIGMALERGLLSRLYGLEPSYNLLLTFGLTLLTQDLVKQVMLSQYAVSSAPYTPPPVLSGVVNLGFVVFPKYRLFVIGLSLLICLITWFVIEKTRVGAIIRASTENPGVTRAFGIDVSKWVTGVFGVGVGLAGLAGVLAAPIYSVEPYMGAELIITTFAVVVIGGMGSILGSVITGFAVGVLAAIGAALYPPIANTLVFILMALVLLVRPSGLFGLPEGAR